One region of Cucurbita pepo subsp. pepo cultivar mu-cu-16 chromosome LG03, ASM280686v2, whole genome shotgun sequence genomic DNA includes:
- the LOC111791064 gene encoding U5 small nuclear ribonucleoprotein 40 kDa protein-like → MDQKLIIWDLRQSSPRSICEHEDGVTCLTWIGTSRYVVTGCVDGRVRIWDSLVGECVRTFTGHTDAIQSLSVSANHEYLVSVALDNTARVFEIAEYH, encoded by the exons ATGGATCAGAAGCTCATCATATGGGATCTTCGACAGTCGTCGCCACGCAGTATATGCGAGCACGAG GATGGAGTTACATGTCTGACTTGGATTGGCACGTCACGGTACGTTGTGACCGGATGTGTCGATGGTCGAGTACGAATATGGGACAGTCTAGTTGGAGAATGTGTTAGAACCTTTACAGGGCACACTGACGCCATCCAATCTCTCTCGGTGTCTGCCAACCACGAGTACCTTGTTTCTGTTGCTCTTGATAATACAGCTCGTGTTTTTGAGATTGCAGAGTATCATTAA